Proteins from a genomic interval of Halomonas alkaliantarctica:
- a CDS encoding M48 family metallopeptidase, whose product MRWLRPLAITALCASIAACSTSPTGRSQLLLLSDSELNEMGRQAFTQYQQKLPTAGQASHRYVQCIADAIVAELPAQQQQLDWQIRVFESEQPNAFALPGGYMGVNTGMLDIATNQDQLASVIGHEIGHVLANHANERASTESATSLGLSVISSTSGMQSVGGQQLMGVLGMGAQYGIVLPFSRAHESEADVIGLDLMAQAGFNPRESVTLWENMQAATGGGAPPEWMSTHPGQGQRIEGLQANMDRALARYEQARSNGRTPNCPRP is encoded by the coding sequence ATGCGCTGGCTTCGCCCCCTTGCTATTACCGCGCTATGCGCCTCCATCGCCGCTTGCTCCACCTCGCCTACCGGACGCTCGCAACTGCTGTTGCTCTCCGATAGCGAACTCAATGAGATGGGCCGCCAGGCGTTCACTCAATATCAGCAGAAACTGCCTACCGCCGGCCAAGCCAGTCATCGCTATGTCCAGTGTATTGCCGATGCCATCGTGGCGGAGCTCCCCGCCCAGCAGCAACAGCTAGATTGGCAAATCCGCGTGTTTGAGTCCGAACAACCCAACGCCTTCGCGCTTCCCGGCGGCTATATGGGCGTGAATACCGGTATGCTGGATATTGCTACAAATCAGGATCAGCTTGCTTCCGTTATCGGCCACGAAATTGGTCACGTACTGGCCAACCATGCCAATGAGCGTGCCTCAACCGAGAGCGCTACCTCGTTAGGCCTGTCGGTAATTTCCAGCACCTCGGGCATGCAGTCTGTCGGTGGCCAGCAACTCATGGGCGTGCTCGGCATGGGCGCACAGTATGGCATCGTACTGCCTTTTTCCCGGGCTCATGAGAGCGAAGCTGACGTGATTGGCCTGGATCTTATGGCCCAAGCAGGTTTCAATCCCCGTGAGAGCGTGACCCTTTGGGAAAATATGCAGGCGGCCACAGGCGGCGGTGCGCCCCCCGAGTGGATGTCGACTCACCCTGGCCAAGGCCAGCGCATTGAAGGCCTGCAAGCCAATATGGATCGTGCCCTGGCACGCTACGAACAAGCACGCAGCAATGGCCGCACCCCCAACTGCCCACGCCCTTAA
- the der gene encoding ribosome biogenesis GTPase Der, protein MTPVIALVGRPNVGKSTLFNRLTRSRDALVADFPGLTRDRKYGNGMLGDKVYTVIDTGGISGDEEGIDAAMAEQSLAAIDEADIVLFMVDARAGLIAADQAIANHLRVNQKKTWLVVNKTDGLEEHSAMGDFWSLGLGDPWPIAAAHGRNVSTLIDVVLEPFPERDVSIPADTGSKGVRIGVIGRPNVGKSTLVNRLLGEDRVVVFDEAGTTRDAIEIPFERRGKPYVLIDTAGIRRRKNVREIAEKFSIIKTLDAIKESHVVIMVLDGSSGLVEQDLHLLDYVLTTGRALVLAVNKWDGLETEAKDKMRTEVKRRLGFADYAELHFISALHGTAVGDLYPSIDRAFDAANAHWSTNRLTTLLQDAVSQNPPPMVHGRRIKLRMAHQGGSNPPIIVVHGNQTESLPEAYRRYLTNTFRKVLKVRGTPIRFEFRSGSNPFDDMAGASDKEKAKKRELNRTKEARKSRR, encoded by the coding sequence ATGACACCCGTCATTGCTTTAGTCGGTCGCCCCAATGTGGGCAAATCGACGCTGTTTAACCGCCTAACGCGCTCGCGTGATGCACTGGTGGCCGACTTTCCTGGCCTCACCCGCGATCGTAAGTACGGCAATGGCATGTTGGGCGATAAGGTCTATACCGTGATTGATACCGGTGGTATCAGCGGTGACGAAGAAGGCATCGATGCCGCCATGGCAGAGCAGTCACTTGCTGCCATTGATGAAGCCGATATTGTGCTGTTTATGGTCGACGCGCGCGCCGGCCTTATCGCCGCGGATCAGGCGATTGCCAACCACCTGCGGGTCAATCAGAAAAAAACCTGGCTGGTGGTGAATAAAACCGATGGGCTGGAAGAGCATTCGGCCATGGGCGACTTCTGGTCGCTCGGCCTCGGCGATCCCTGGCCGATTGCTGCCGCCCACGGGCGCAACGTTTCCACCCTGATCGATGTGGTACTCGAACCCTTTCCCGAGCGTGACGTCAGCATTCCTGCCGACACCGGCAGCAAAGGCGTTCGCATCGGCGTGATAGGCCGCCCCAACGTGGGCAAATCGACCCTGGTCAATCGCCTGCTGGGCGAAGATCGGGTCGTCGTGTTTGATGAAGCGGGCACCACCCGCGATGCCATCGAGATCCCCTTCGAGCGCCGCGGCAAGCCCTATGTACTGATTGACACCGCGGGTATTCGGCGGCGCAAGAACGTGCGCGAAATCGCCGAGAAATTTTCCATCATCAAGACCCTGGATGCGATCAAAGAGTCCCATGTGGTAATCATGGTACTGGATGGCTCCAGCGGCCTGGTGGAGCAGGACTTGCACCTGCTCGACTACGTATTGACCACCGGTCGTGCGCTGGTATTGGCGGTGAATAAGTGGGACGGCCTGGAGACCGAAGCCAAGGATAAAATGCGCACTGAAGTGAAACGCCGCCTGGGCTTTGCGGATTATGCCGAACTGCACTTTATCTCTGCCCTGCACGGCACGGCGGTGGGGGATCTCTACCCCTCGATTGATCGCGCCTTTGACGCCGCTAACGCCCACTGGTCGACCAACCGCCTCACCACCCTGCTACAGGACGCGGTCAGCCAAAACCCACCGCCGATGGTACATGGACGGCGTATCAAGCTGCGTATGGCTCACCAGGGCGGCAGCAATCCGCCGATTATCGTCGTCCACGGCAACCAAACCGAGTCGCTCCCCGAAGCCTACCGTCGCTATTTGACCAACACCTTCCGCAAGGTGCTCAAGGTGCGCGGCACGCCGATTCGCTTTGAGTTTCGCTCGGGCAGTAACCCGTTCGATGACATGGCGGGCGCCAGCGACAAAGAGAAGGCTAAAAAGCGCGAGCTTAACCGCACCAAAGAGGCGCGCAAAAGCCGTCGCTAA
- a CDS encoding YfgM family protein: MVELRSEEEQLDAIKRWWKENGMSLIAGAVLAAAGVFGWNAWQNYQQGQAEAASMRYQQLVNMTAGNELDEEQLASAREMVSELTDEHGDTLYAELALLLDARLAVQQGNLEGARTALESAADSSRRYVQSLAWLRLARVELADGNPTQAHALLDEPITDALAAQRANVRGDAFAAQGNTDAARDAWETALEVSQTQDQPLYGVQFKLDDLGAEEATQ; encoded by the coding sequence GTGGTGGAGCTGAGAAGCGAAGAAGAACAGCTAGACGCCATTAAGCGCTGGTGGAAAGAGAACGGCATGTCGTTGATTGCAGGCGCTGTCCTGGCGGCGGCTGGGGTGTTCGGCTGGAATGCCTGGCAGAACTATCAGCAAGGCCAAGCCGAAGCGGCCTCCATGCGCTATCAACAGCTGGTTAACATGACCGCTGGCAACGAGCTCGACGAAGAGCAGTTGGCAAGCGCACGGGAAATGGTCAGCGAACTGACCGACGAGCATGGCGATACGCTCTACGCCGAACTCGCTCTGCTGCTCGACGCACGCCTAGCGGTTCAGCAAGGTAATTTGGAGGGCGCGCGAACCGCACTGGAAAGCGCAGCCGACTCCTCGCGCCGCTATGTGCAAAGCCTGGCGTGGCTTCGCTTAGCGCGTGTTGAGCTTGCCGACGGCAACCCCACACAGGCGCATGCGCTGCTGGATGAGCCAATTACTGACGCCCTGGCAGCACAGCGTGCTAACGTACGCGGCGATGCGTTCGCCGCTCAAGGCAACACTGATGCAGCCCGCGATGCTTGGGAAACGGCGTTGGAAGTGTCACAAACCCAAGACCAGCCGCTTTACGGCGTGCAGTTCAAGCTTGACGATCTCGGCGCTGAGGAGGCGACACAATGA
- a CDS encoding RodZ domain-containing protein yields the protein MSDTQSQENVIDSSNTSASPGELLARQREQLGIPLADAARALNLRPAVVGGLEQDNYQEIPVAAYRRGYLRSYAKYLGMDDRLVLEAYQARSGGTDTERKVTPVSTAKPPSQVGAWLFKLVTLLVIVALIAVTVMWWQSRGGNEPPGFGSTSTEETAPATAEPADEPADAEENPDSSFTSSDESASLQSDAARVTPTQDQTPSAQDDADAIAGLDEPLQDSDDSATNENDELSTTAETASEESSTEQNDADSEQTAAAAQNASANRLELTFNEQSWTEIFDATNQRVFVGLQSPGTSTTVEGEPPFRLTVGNATGVELRYQGEEVDLPARAGANNVARFTLGE from the coding sequence ATGAGCGATACACAGTCACAAGAAAACGTCATTGATAGCTCTAACACAAGCGCCTCCCCTGGCGAACTTCTTGCTCGCCAACGCGAGCAGCTTGGTATTCCGCTCGCCGATGCGGCCCGGGCGTTAAACCTGCGCCCCGCCGTGGTGGGCGGGCTTGAGCAGGATAATTATCAAGAGATTCCCGTCGCCGCTTATCGCCGCGGCTATCTACGCTCTTACGCCAAATACCTGGGCATGGATGACCGGCTGGTGCTTGAGGCTTATCAAGCCCGCAGCGGCGGTACCGACACCGAACGCAAAGTCACCCCGGTCTCCACTGCCAAGCCGCCCTCCCAGGTTGGCGCTTGGCTGTTTAAGCTGGTTACCCTGCTGGTGATTGTGGCGCTTATCGCCGTGACCGTTATGTGGTGGCAGAGCCGGGGCGGCAACGAGCCGCCGGGCTTTGGTTCCACTTCCACGGAAGAGACCGCTCCCGCCACGGCAGAGCCAGCAGATGAACCAGCTGACGCAGAAGAGAACCCTGACTCAAGCTTCACCAGTAGCGATGAAAGCGCGTCGCTGCAAAGTGATGCTGCTCGCGTTACACCTACACAAGACCAGACTCCCAGCGCGCAAGATGACGCTGACGCCATTGCTGGGCTAGATGAGCCATTGCAGGATAGCGACGACAGCGCTACCAATGAAAATGATGAGCTCAGCACGACTGCAGAGACTGCTAGTGAAGAAAGCAGTACTGAGCAAAATGACGCTGATAGCGAGCAAACCGCTGCCGCCGCCCAAAACGCCAGTGCCAATCGGCTTGAGCTGACATTTAACGAGCAGTCTTGGACTGAAATTTTTGATGCGACCAACCAGCGCGTCTTCGTTGGTCTGCAATCGCCCGGCACCTCGACAACCGTCGAAGGCGAGCCACCCTTTCGCTTAACCGTAGGCAATGCCACCGGCGTTGAGCTGCGCTACCAAGGCGAGGAAGTTGATCTTCCCGCTCGCGCAGGCGCCAATAATGTTGCCCGATTCACCTTGGGAGAGTGA
- the pilW gene encoding type IV pilus biogenesis/stability protein PilW: MIAHRRRQHPSRVPMLTVLIGSLWLAGCASSNNLTPPANPAAADAYTQLGVAYLERNNLPRALNALDRALEIAPRHAEALQALALVYQRQGENALAEDYFQQAVNAEPDYTRARNNYAAFLYGQGQFDAACEQLETASEDAQYANRAQLFTNLGQCYLALEDFDKARARLERAQSIDPRNSRGYLMLAELEYSQGNYSQAWAPLQTYLQLADPDQAALRMAVDIAHSRGEHSAAAEYQRLLGDD; encoded by the coding sequence ATGATCGCTCACCGCAGGCGCCAACACCCATCGCGGGTGCCCATGCTCACCGTGCTTATCGGTAGCTTGTGGCTAGCCGGCTGTGCCTCGTCCAACAACCTTACACCGCCAGCCAACCCCGCGGCGGCAGACGCCTATACCCAGCTTGGCGTCGCCTATCTGGAACGCAACAACCTTCCCCGCGCACTCAACGCACTGGATCGGGCGCTGGAAATTGCCCCACGCCATGCAGAAGCGCTGCAAGCACTGGCATTGGTCTACCAACGCCAAGGCGAAAACGCGCTTGCCGAAGACTATTTTCAACAGGCGGTCAACGCCGAACCTGACTACACTCGCGCCCGCAACAACTATGCGGCGTTCCTGTATGGTCAGGGCCAGTTTGACGCTGCCTGTGAGCAGTTAGAAACCGCATCAGAAGATGCCCAGTACGCCAACCGAGCCCAGCTATTTACCAATTTAGGGCAGTGTTATCTGGCACTGGAAGATTTTGACAAAGCGCGTGCTCGGCTGGAGCGCGCGCAAAGTATTGATCCGCGTAATTCACGCGGCTATTTAATGTTAGCTGAACTCGAATATTCGCAGGGCAATTACTCTCAGGCCTGGGCACCGCTGCAAACTTATTTACAGCTCGCCGACCCCGACCAAGCAGCGCTAAGAATGGCGGTTGATATCGCTCATTCACGCGGCGAGCATAGCGCCGCCGCCGAATATCAGCGCCTGCTTGGCGACGACTGA
- the bamB gene encoding outer membrane protein assembly factor BamB, translating to MTFGIPTKQLVRASLGALSLALLVGCASKGEPAYTPKELRSFDETSSLETQWDRKVGDGLGHARYPIAPSREGDTVFAADVEGVVMAMDATSGDVKWEIDLDTTISSALTAIAGQVYLATGNGEVIALDQGDGSEEWRSRVSSEVLAAPQANQQLLVVQSVDGRVTALDRATGAERWVYTSSQPSLTLRGTGTPMVIDPVSFVGLANGRLATLDNRSGQPLWEMQIATPQGRSEVERLVDLSGQPIISPDGRLFVTSYNGRVVALEATQGDVLWEADLSSRHTPILVGDFLFVVTDDSQVVALDANSGREIWRNDDLEDRWLTAPAFADGRLVFGDFEGYVHLIDAREGDIVGRTRVHSSGISVRPVTEGSTIHVQANNGRLETLEVTP from the coding sequence ATGACGTTTGGTATCCCAACAAAACAGCTAGTACGCGCAAGCTTAGGCGCGCTGTCGCTGGCACTGCTAGTCGGTTGCGCTAGTAAAGGCGAGCCAGCTTATACGCCCAAAGAGCTGCGTAGCTTCGACGAAACCTCTTCGCTAGAGACCCAATGGGATCGCAAAGTGGGCGATGGCCTGGGCCATGCCCGTTACCCCATCGCGCCTTCCCGTGAAGGCGACACCGTGTTTGCGGCCGATGTCGAGGGCGTGGTAATGGCGATGGATGCCACTAGCGGCGACGTCAAGTGGGAAATCGACCTTGATACGACTATTTCCAGCGCGCTAACGGCGATTGCCGGTCAGGTCTATCTGGCCACCGGTAACGGCGAAGTGATCGCGTTGGATCAAGGTGACGGCAGCGAAGAGTGGCGTTCGCGGGTATCCAGCGAAGTGCTGGCCGCGCCGCAGGCCAACCAACAACTGCTGGTTGTACAAAGTGTCGATGGCCGTGTGACGGCGTTGGATCGCGCCACGGGTGCAGAACGCTGGGTATACACCAGTTCGCAGCCGTCACTCACCCTACGCGGCACCGGCACGCCAATGGTGATTGATCCAGTCAGCTTTGTTGGCCTGGCCAATGGCCGCCTGGCCACGTTGGATAACCGCAGCGGCCAGCCGCTATGGGAAATGCAGATTGCCACTCCCCAAGGGCGTAGCGAAGTGGAACGCCTGGTCGATCTTTCAGGCCAGCCGATCATCAGCCCCGATGGTCGACTTTTCGTGACCAGCTATAATGGTCGTGTAGTGGCGCTGGAAGCCACCCAAGGCGACGTGCTTTGGGAAGCGGATCTCTCCAGCCGCCATACCCCGATCCTGGTCGGTGACTTTCTGTTTGTGGTCACCGATGACAGCCAAGTCGTCGCCCTCGACGCTAACAGCGGCCGCGAAATTTGGCGCAACGACGATTTAGAAGACCGTTGGTTAACCGCCCCGGCCTTCGCCGATGGCCGTTTAGTATTCGGCGATTTTGAAGGTTATGTTCACCTGATCGACGCTCGCGAAGGCGATATCGTGGGTCGCACTCGCGTGCACAGCTCGGGTATCAGCGTACGCCCGGTCACTGAAGGCAGCACCATTCATGTCCAGGCCAACAATGGTCGCCTGGAAACCCTGGAAGTAACTCCATGA
- the aroE gene encoding shikimate dehydrogenase — protein sequence MTDRYCVFGNPVKHSKSPQIHAEFAHQTHQALEYTAEEVPLDGFAAAWRAFIDAGGRGANVTVPFKGDAFALCDTLSHRARRSGAVNTLILGGNGRTYGDTTDGIGLVRDLAYHHVALAGKRILVVGAGGAVRGILEPLLAEQPSEIVVVNRTAAKADQLANDFADLGPITGGGFDTIDGTFDVVINGTSASLSGDLPPLPDTLFNTNAWAYDMMYGPEPTVFLQWAGPRGAKLLDGLGMLVEQAAESFFLWRNVRPETAPVREMLRQSLNYS from the coding sequence ATGACTGATCGCTACTGCGTGTTTGGTAATCCGGTCAAACACTCTAAATCACCGCAGATCCACGCTGAGTTTGCCCATCAAACCCATCAAGCGCTTGAGTACACCGCTGAAGAAGTGCCGCTGGATGGCTTTGCCGCTGCTTGGCGTGCGTTTATCGACGCGGGGGGGCGTGGCGCCAATGTTACTGTGCCGTTCAAGGGCGATGCCTTTGCGTTGTGCGATACCCTGAGCCACCGCGCCCGTCGTTCAGGGGCGGTGAATACGCTGATCCTGGGGGGCAATGGTCGTACCTACGGCGATACCACCGATGGCATTGGCCTAGTGCGCGATTTGGCCTATCACCACGTGGCGTTAGCGGGAAAGCGTATTTTGGTGGTAGGCGCTGGCGGTGCCGTGCGCGGCATTCTCGAGCCCCTGCTTGCGGAGCAACCCAGCGAAATCGTTGTGGTTAATCGCACCGCCGCCAAAGCCGATCAACTGGCCAACGATTTTGCTGATCTGGGGCCTATTACTGGCGGCGGTTTTGACACTATTGACGGTACCTTTGATGTGGTGATTAACGGCACCAGCGCTAGCCTTTCAGGTGACTTACCGCCGCTACCTGATACGTTGTTTAATACCAACGCCTGGGCCTACGATATGATGTACGGGCCCGAGCCGACGGTATTTTTACAGTGGGCAGGCCCGCGTGGTGCGAAGTTGCTTGATGGCTTAGGCATGCTGGTCGAGCAGGCTGCCGAGTCGTTCTTTCTATGGCGCAATGTGCGCCCCGAAACCGCACCCGTGCGCGAAATGCTGCGCCAGTCGCTCAATTATTCATAG
- the hemF gene encoding oxygen-dependent coproporphyrinogen oxidase — protein MAHEHLDDVKRYLLDLQDRLCAGLAKADGAAQFQEDSWERAEGGGGRSRVMTHGGVFEKGGVNFSHVYGTQLPPSATAARPELTGRSFHAVGVSWVLHPENPHVPTSHGNVRFFIAEKVGEPPVWWFGGGFDLTPFYPVMEDVVHWHQVAKAACAPFGDDVYARYKAWCDEYFYLKHRDETRGVGGLFFDDLNEGEFADCFAVQRAVGDSFLAAYLPIVERRKNDAWGERERDFQLYRRGRYVEFNLVWDRGTLFGLQSGGRTESILMSMPPMARWEYAFEPEPGSAEARLQDFLHPRDWLGEFAEDAGQTKSGELS, from the coding sequence GTGGCCCACGAGCACCTTGATGACGTTAAACGCTACCTTCTTGATCTGCAGGATCGGCTCTGCGCTGGATTGGCGAAAGCCGATGGGGCTGCCCAGTTCCAAGAAGATAGTTGGGAGCGTGCTGAGGGCGGCGGCGGCCGATCACGGGTAATGACCCATGGCGGCGTGTTTGAAAAGGGCGGCGTCAACTTCTCCCATGTCTATGGCACCCAACTGCCGCCTTCGGCCACCGCCGCACGCCCTGAACTGACCGGGCGCAGCTTCCACGCAGTGGGCGTTTCCTGGGTGCTGCACCCGGAAAACCCCCATGTACCCACCAGCCATGGCAACGTACGCTTCTTTATTGCCGAAAAAGTCGGCGAGCCGCCGGTTTGGTGGTTTGGCGGTGGCTTTGACTTAACGCCGTTTTATCCTGTGATGGAAGACGTGGTTCACTGGCACCAAGTGGCGAAAGCCGCCTGTGCACCCTTTGGCGACGATGTTTATGCGCGCTATAAAGCTTGGTGCGACGAGTACTTCTACCTCAAGCACCGCGATGAAACCCGCGGTGTCGGTGGGCTGTTTTTCGATGACCTGAACGAAGGTGAGTTTGCCGACTGTTTTGCCGTGCAACGGGCAGTGGGTGACAGCTTCTTAGCGGCTTATTTGCCCATCGTAGAACGGCGTAAAAACGACGCCTGGGGGGAGCGCGAGCGCGATTTCCAGCTCTACCGCCGTGGCCGCTACGTGGAGTTCAACCTGGTGTGGGATCGCGGTACGCTGTTTGGACTGCAGAGCGGCGGGCGCACGGAATCAATTTTGATGTCTATGCCGCCAATGGCGCGCTGGGAGTACGCCTTTGAGCCGGAGCCCGGTAGCGCCGAGGCGCGCTTGCAGGATTTCTTACACCCCCGCGACTGGCTCGGCGAATTCGCTGAGGATGCAGGTCAAACAAAAAGCGGAGAGCTCTCATGA
- the ispG gene encoding flavodoxin-dependent (E)-4-hydroxy-3-methylbut-2-enyl-diphosphate synthase: MHAPSPIKRRHSRQIQVGNVAVGGDAPIAVQSMTNTNTLDVAATVAQIQQLEKAGADIVRVSVPDMDAAETFGQIKKLVNVPLVADIHFDYKIALRVAELGVDCLRINPGNIGREDRVRAVVSAARNHGIPIRIGVNAGSLEKDLQKKYGEPTPAALVESAMRHIDYLDRLDFPDFKVSVKASDVFMAVAAYRDLAARIEQPLHLGITEAGGLRSGTVKSSIGLGMLLMDGIGDTIRVSLAADPVEEIKVGFDMLRSLKLRSKGINFIACPSCSRQNFDVIDTMNQLEERLEDVMTPLNVSVIGCVVNGPGEAKETDIGLTGGSPANLVYIDGKPASKLRNDHLVDDLEKLIRDKVREKQQQQDDMIARSV, translated from the coding sequence ATGCACGCCCCTTCTCCGATAAAACGCCGCCACTCCCGCCAGATTCAGGTCGGGAACGTCGCGGTGGGCGGTGATGCCCCCATTGCCGTACAAAGCATGACCAATACCAACACGCTGGATGTCGCCGCGACCGTGGCCCAGATCCAGCAGTTGGAAAAAGCCGGTGCGGATATCGTACGCGTTTCAGTACCCGATATGGACGCCGCCGAAACCTTTGGTCAAATCAAAAAGCTCGTCAATGTACCGCTCGTTGCCGATATCCATTTCGATTACAAAATTGCCTTGCGCGTTGCCGAACTTGGCGTCGACTGCCTACGTATCAACCCAGGCAATATCGGCCGTGAAGACCGGGTACGCGCGGTGGTTAGCGCGGCACGCAACCATGGCATTCCAATCCGGATTGGCGTTAACGCGGGGTCGTTGGAAAAAGACCTGCAGAAGAAGTATGGCGAACCTACTCCGGCGGCGCTGGTGGAGTCTGCCATGCGTCACATCGACTACCTGGATCGTCTCGACTTCCCCGACTTCAAAGTCAGCGTCAAAGCCTCGGATGTATTTATGGCCGTGGCCGCCTATCGCGACCTGGCCGCGCGCATCGAACAGCCGTTGCACTTAGGGATTACCGAAGCAGGCGGCTTGCGCTCGGGTACAGTCAAATCATCGATTGGTCTAGGTATGCTACTGATGGATGGCATCGGCGACACGATCCGCGTCTCGTTGGCGGCAGACCCGGTGGAAGAGATCAAGGTTGGCTTTGACATGCTCCGCAGCCTCAAGCTGCGCTCTAAAGGCATCAACTTTATTGCCTGCCCCAGCTGTTCGCGCCAGAACTTCGACGTCATTGATACCATGAACCAGCTTGAAGAGCGGCTGGAAGACGTGATGACACCGCTCAACGTCTCGGTAATCGGTTGCGTGGTCAATGGTCCCGGCGAAGCCAAAGAGACGGATATTGGCCTGACCGGCGGCAGTCCCGCCAACCTGGTGTATATCGACGGCAAGCCCGCCAGCAAGCTGCGTAACGACCACTTGGTCGACGATCTTGAAAAGTTGATTCGCGATAAAGTACGTGAAAAACAGCAGCAGCAAGACGATATGATTGCCCGCAGCGTTTAA
- the hisS gene encoding histidine--tRNA ligase, with protein sequence MSKSAVKKIQAIRGMNDLLPSESPRWQFFEAKVRQLMLRYGFNEIRTPIVEQTALFARSIGEVTDIVEKEMYTFDDRNSESLTLRPEGTASCVRAAMEHGLLYNQTQRLWYQGPMFRYERPQKGRYRQFHQIGVETFGFDGPDIDAEVILLSARLWQELGLMEHVTLELNSLGSSEARAAYRDTLVAYFEQHHDVLDEDSKRRLTSNPLRILDSKNPAMAEMLDGAPQLMDHLDAESQEHFEQLTKMLEAAGIAYVINPRLVRGLDYYCRTVFEWTTTALGSQGTVCAGGRYDGLVEQLGGKPTPAVGFAMGIERLILLLETLELIPEDALGGCDVYLLPMDDSATTAAITLAEQLRSQLPELRLQLHCGGGSFKSRIKKADKSAATIAILIGEDEIAAQSATIKFLRDGREQQSVPQAALGRTLGELLTANA encoded by the coding sequence TTGAGCAAGTCCGCCGTTAAAAAGATTCAAGCCATTCGTGGTATGAACGACCTGCTGCCCAGCGAGAGCCCGCGCTGGCAGTTTTTTGAAGCAAAAGTACGCCAGCTAATGCTGCGTTACGGCTTTAATGAAATTCGCACGCCGATCGTTGAGCAAACCGCGCTATTTGCGCGCTCTATCGGTGAAGTTACCGATATCGTCGAAAAAGAGATGTATACCTTCGACGATCGCAACAGCGAGAGTTTGACCCTACGCCCCGAAGGCACCGCAAGCTGCGTGCGCGCGGCCATGGAACACGGCCTGCTGTATAACCAAACCCAGCGACTGTGGTACCAGGGGCCGATGTTTCGCTATGAGCGCCCACAAAAAGGCCGCTACCGCCAGTTTCACCAGATTGGTGTTGAGACCTTTGGTTTTGATGGCCCGGATATCGACGCCGAGGTGATCCTGCTTTCGGCGCGCCTATGGCAAGAACTCGGCTTGATGGAGCACGTCACCCTGGAGCTAAACTCGCTGGGTTCGTCTGAGGCGCGGGCGGCTTACCGCGATACGCTGGTGGCCTACTTCGAGCAGCACCATGACGTCCTCGATGAAGACTCCAAGCGCCGCTTGACCAGCAATCCGCTGCGTATTCTCGACTCCAAAAATCCGGCCATGGCTGAGATGCTCGACGGCGCACCGCAGTTGATGGATCACCTGGATGCCGAGTCCCAGGAACACTTCGAGCAGCTCACCAAGATGCTTGAAGCCGCGGGCATTGCCTATGTAATCAACCCGCGCTTGGTGCGCGGGCTCGACTACTACTGCCGCACCGTGTTCGAGTGGACGACGACTGCGCTGGGCAGCCAGGGCACCGTGTGCGCAGGCGGGCGCTACGACGGGCTGGTCGAGCAGTTGGGTGGCAAACCTACTCCCGCAGTGGGCTTTGCCATGGGCATTGAACGCCTGATCCTGCTGCTCGAGACGCTTGAGCTGATTCCAGAGGACGCCCTTGGCGGCTGTGATGTTTATTTGCTGCCCATGGATGATAGCGCCACCACGGCAGCGATCACTCTGGCCGAGCAACTGCGTAGTCAACTGCCGGAACTGCGTCTGCAGCTTCATTGCGGCGGCGGCAGCTTTAAAAGCCGAATCAAAAAAGCCGATAAGAGCGCTGCTACGATAGCCATACTGATCGGTGAAGATGAAATCGCAGCGCAGTCAGCGACGATCAAATTTTTGCGCGATGGCCGCGAACAGCAAAGCGTTCCTCAAGCCGCATTGGGCCGCACGCTGGGCGAGCTTTTAACGGCTAACGCATAA